In Collimonas arenae, a single genomic region encodes these proteins:
- the kynA gene encoding tryptophan 2,3-dioxygenase encodes MECPYKPADSWHGAEMEFKDNMSYGDYLALDQVLSAQKPLSPNHNEMLFIIQHQTSELWMKLMLHELHAVRQQLRNNDLSPAFKMMARVARIMDQLVHAWDVLATMTPPEYTAIRPYLGYSSGFQSYQYREIEFLLGNKNAALLQVHQHSPESYARLQDALQQPSIYDEAVMLMARAGITVNPARLSTDWSQATAADASVETAWLTVYQSPDKHWELYELAEKLVDLETSFRYWRFRHLTTVERIIGFKKGTGGTEGAGYLKMMLDVVLFPELFSLRTSL; translated from the coding sequence ATGGAATGCCCTTACAAACCCGCAGATTCCTGGCATGGCGCCGAAATGGAATTCAAAGACAATATGAGCTATGGCGATTACCTGGCGCTGGACCAGGTATTGTCGGCGCAGAAGCCGCTCTCGCCCAACCACAATGAAATGCTGTTCATCATCCAGCACCAGACCAGCGAACTGTGGATGAAACTGATGCTGCATGAGTTGCACGCGGTACGCCAGCAACTGCGCAACAATGATTTATCGCCGGCGTTCAAGATGATGGCGCGGGTGGCGCGCATCATGGATCAACTGGTGCACGCATGGGATGTGCTGGCGACCATGACGCCGCCGGAATATACGGCAATCCGTCCCTATCTCGGCTATTCATCGGGCTTCCAGTCGTACCAGTATCGTGAAATCGAATTCCTGCTGGGGAACAAGAACGCCGCCTTGTTGCAAGTCCATCAGCATTCGCCGGAATCCTATGCGCGTTTGCAAGATGCGCTGCAACAGCCATCGATCTATGATGAAGCCGTGATGCTCATGGCGCGCGCCGGCATAACCGTCAATCCGGCTCGCCTGAGCACCGACTGGAGCCAAGCGACCGCCGCCGATGCTTCTGTGGAAACCGCCTGGCTCACGGTTTACCAATCGCCAGACAAGCATTGGGAACTCTACGAGCTCGCAGAAAAACTGGTCGATCTGGAAACCTCGTTCCGCTACTGGCGCTTCCGCCACCTGACTACGGTGGAACGCATCATCGGCTTCAAGAAAGGCACCGGCGGCACCGAAGGCGCCGGTTACCTCAAGATGATGCTAGATGTCGTACTGTTCCCCGAGTTGTTTTCACTTCGCACTTCTCTCTAG
- the kynB gene encoding arylformamidase has protein sequence MNTAKPLWDISPVLSASIPVWPGDTPFSAQTTWEIADGCPVHVSRITLSTHTGAHCDAPSHYDPQGAAIDKVGLDAYIGPCRVIHCIGASPVTPQDVRHALADLPPRVLLRTYAKAPQENWDPAFAAIAPETIALLAQHGVRLIGIDTPSLDPQESKNMLAHHAVKQHGMAILEGIVLDAIAAGDYELIALPLRLAGMDASPVRAVLRQL, from the coding sequence ATCAATACCGCCAAACCCCTCTGGGATATCAGCCCGGTCCTCTCCGCGAGCATCCCGGTCTGGCCCGGCGATACTCCGTTTAGCGCACAAACCACTTGGGAAATCGCCGACGGTTGTCCGGTGCACGTCAGCCGCATCACGCTGTCGACCCACACCGGCGCACATTGCGACGCGCCCAGCCATTACGATCCACAAGGGGCCGCGATCGACAAGGTTGGGCTGGATGCCTATATCGGCCCTTGCCGCGTCATCCATTGCATCGGCGCTTCACCGGTTACGCCGCAGGATGTCCGGCATGCACTTGCCGACCTGCCGCCGCGCGTGTTGTTACGCACCTACGCCAAGGCACCGCAGGAAAACTGGGACCCGGCGTTTGCAGCAATCGCCCCTGAAACCATCGCACTATTGGCGCAACACGGCGTGCGCCTGATCGGCATCGATACGCCTTCGCTCGACCCGCAAGAATCCAAAAACATGCTCGCGCATCACGCCGTCAAACAGCACGGCATGGCGATCCTCGAAGGTATCGTGCTGGATGCGATTGCCGCCGGCGACTATGAACTGATCGCGCTGCCCCTGCGACTGGCTGGCATGGATGCCAGTCCGGTGCGTGCAGTCTTACGCCAACTTTAG
- a CDS encoding Lrp/AsnC family transcriptional regulator has translation MQLDAIDLNILTLLQQNGRISNQDLAEQVFLSPSSCLRRVRILEEEGIISRYSALLSPEKLGLELDVFVQVTMRRDIESWHENFMQALQNYPEVVGSYIITGDANYLLRVKARNLKHYSAFVLEKLYKIPGVQDIRSNIVLQAIKETYELPRELLRDA, from the coding sequence ATGCAACTGGATGCCATCGATTTAAACATTCTGACGCTGTTGCAGCAGAATGGCCGTATCAGTAACCAGGATCTGGCGGAGCAGGTGTTCCTGTCGCCTTCGTCTTGCCTGCGGCGGGTGCGGATTCTGGAAGAAGAAGGCATCATCAGCCGCTATAGCGCCTTGCTGAGCCCGGAAAAGCTCGGCCTGGAACTCGATGTATTCGTGCAGGTGACCATGCGGCGTGATATCGAGAGCTGGCACGAGAATTTCATGCAGGCGCTGCAAAATTATCCTGAGGTGGTCGGTTCCTACATCATCACCGGCGACGCCAATTATTTGTTGCGGGTGAAGGCACGCAACCTGAAACACTATTCCGCCTTCGTGCTGGAAAAACTTTACAAGATACCGGGTGTACAAGATATCCGCTCGAATATCGTACTACAGGCGATCAAGGAAACCTACGAGCTGCCGCGTGAACTATTGCGCGATGCCTGA
- the kynU gene encoding kynureninase: MTSNINSRANCQALDASDPLAPLRAQFDLPPDVIYLDGNSLGARPRASLQRAQQVIQQEWGVDLIRSWNKAGWFDLPARLGNLLAPLIGARDNEVVITDSTSINLFKLLAGALQLQAARPDAATRKVIVTERDNFPTDIYMAQGLTEWLDRGYRIHLIDSPQELASAVNAETAVLMLTHVNYRSGHLHDMRVVTAAAQEQGALVLWDLAHSAGAVPIDLHATNADFAVGCTYKYINGGPGAPAFAWIAPRHHARFRQPLSGWWGHRAPFTMQAEFAPVDGIRRALCGTQPIVSLAMVECGLDVFAQTDMQALRSKSLALTDLFINLVESRCAGLDLTLVTPRAHAERGSHVSFAHPHGYGIMRALIARGVIGDYREPQVMRFGFTPLYTSFADVWDAVDTLRQILVGKEYEANARQEAVT; this comes from the coding sequence ATGACCAGCAACATCAACAGCCGCGCCAATTGCCAGGCATTGGACGCCAGCGATCCCTTGGCGCCGCTGCGCGCACAATTCGATTTACCGCCGGATGTGATTTATCTCGACGGTAATTCCCTCGGCGCTCGCCCGCGCGCTTCCTTACAACGCGCACAGCAAGTCATCCAGCAAGAATGGGGCGTCGACCTGATCCGCAGCTGGAACAAAGCCGGCTGGTTCGACCTGCCCGCCCGTCTGGGCAACCTGCTGGCGCCGCTGATCGGCGCCAGGGACAACGAAGTGGTGATCACCGACTCTACCTCGATCAACCTGTTCAAGCTGCTGGCAGGCGCATTACAGTTGCAAGCCGCCAGGCCAGATGCGGCGACGCGCAAAGTCATCGTCACCGAACGCGACAATTTCCCGACCGACATCTACATGGCGCAAGGCCTCACCGAATGGCTGGACCGCGGCTATCGCATCCACCTGATCGATTCGCCGCAAGAACTCGCCAGCGCAGTGAATGCAGAAACCGCAGTGCTCATGCTGACCCACGTCAACTACCGCAGCGGTCACCTGCACGACATGCGCGTAGTCACCGCTGCCGCCCAGGAGCAAGGGGCGCTGGTGCTGTGGGACCTGGCCCATTCGGCCGGCGCAGTACCGATCGACCTGCATGCAACGAATGCCGATTTCGCCGTCGGCTGCACTTACAAGTACATCAACGGTGGCCCCGGTGCGCCGGCCTTTGCATGGATCGCGCCGCGCCATCATGCGCGGTTCCGGCAACCGCTCTCCGGCTGGTGGGGACATCGCGCACCGTTCACGATGCAAGCGGAATTCGCACCGGTTGATGGCATCCGGCGCGCGCTGTGCGGCACCCAGCCTATCGTTTCTCTGGCGATGGTGGAATGTGGCCTGGACGTGTTCGCCCAAACAGATATGCAAGCCCTGCGCAGCAAATCGCTGGCGCTGACCGATCTGTTCATCAACCTGGTGGAAAGCCGCTGCGCCGGCCTCGACCTGACGCTGGTCACGCCGCGCGCGCACGCCGAACGCGGCAGCCACGTCAGCTTTGCTCATCCGCACGGCTACGGCATCATGCGCGCGCTGATTGCGCGCGGCGTGATTGGCGACTACCGCGAACCGCAAGTGATGCGCTTCGGCTTTACGCCGCTCTACACCAGCTTCGCCGACGTATGGGACGCCGTCGACACCCTGCGCCAGATCCTGGTCGGCAAGGAATACGAAGCCAATGCCCGGCAAGAAGCCGTTACCTGA